The genomic stretch TTTCTCTCTCAGGAGCTTGACGAGACAGCTCTCTCGGTCATGCGGCGGTTAAAGGAGCTTTTTGACCCACATAATATTTTGAATCCGGGGAAGATTTTCCCCGTCTGAATTGTTCTCTGTGATGAGTTTTTCACGGAGAAATTTCAGGGCGGGCTTGTTTGCTTCGCCTTCTCGAAAATATGCGGTTCGATTTGACAATACGTAATTTTTAAAATAATAATAACTAGATGCTGACGATGATGTGTTTGTTGCTGCAATCAGGTCTTATACAGAAAAGGCTGATGAATGAATATTGAATGTGCATGGGTTGTACCGGACTCATACGTTGATGAAAATGAAGGATATACAACAATAAGCGATGGCAGTGAGGACTTTTGTATTTTTATCATAAAGAGTTTTGACTTCTACGATGATGCGGCGAAATATAAATTGGTTGACGAAATGACAGATGGAATTGATGAGTCAATTTTAAATGCAGAATGCGAAATATTTGAAGGGGCCAATTATTATTTAACGATTGAGTTTGATCAGGAAAAAAGTGCTTATGCCTGTCTTGGCTATAAAATCGGAGATTGCAGTGTGTTGAAATTTGCAGCTACGGCATTGAATCAATTCGGTTTACATAAACTGAAAAGGGCCATTAAGGGGATACAAGAGAAAAATCAGGTGTATAATTAGTTGCATATTCAGGTTATTTTGATCGGCAGACAGGGGGATCTTGAAACTCAAATTAACAATAACCATATGCGGCTTACTGCTGATCGGTATGCTGCTGATTAATTTTGTTCTCCTTTTTTTATGGAAACACGATGCCCTGCGATATAAGGCGGAGCATGATCAGGCCGTCCTTGCCCATATCCAGTCTTTTTTGATCAGAGAGGGTGCAGCAGGTGAGGGCGAGACTACTCAGGAATTTGTTTTTTCAGATTTTTACGAGTCTTCTGAAAGCGGACGTTTTTTTATCCTGCTAGAAGCTGAAAAGCAGGTGGGGCAGGACAGAGAAAAAAAGACCACGGCAAAAGTAAATGACCAAATAGCAGCGCTCCTGACCTCTGCTGCTGTTGAAGCCAAGAGCACTGGAAAGCAGGTGAGCCGTACTGCTGCTTCGTTTTCGCACGGATTATTCTGCAATGATCTCCTGGTCAATGCCCGCCCTGTCAAGAAGCAGGGAGAGGTTATCGGAGCAATTTCTGTTGTTCGCTCGCTGAATTCTCTTTCACAGACCCTGTGGGAGACGGAGAAAATGGTTCTTGTGTACCTCCTGATTAATGTCCTCGTTCTGGGGACCATCGGTTTTTTCAGAATGGCAGGGCTGGTGATTCGTCCTGTTGAACGATTAGTCGCTCTTGCAAATCAATACAGCAACCATGATCCCTTCCGTTTTGTCACGGAGGATTCCGGTAGCGAGTTCGGGCAGCTGTCCAACAGTCTCAACAGTATGCTGGTCAGGATAGATGAGGATCGGCAGACCTTGCAGCACACCGTTACCGCCTTGGAAGTTGCCAACGAAACCCTTAAAAGGCAACAACGTGAGATGGTTCATGCTGAAAAATTGGCATCAGTGGGCCGGATGGCGGCAGGACTGGCCCATGAGATCGGTAATCCTCTGAGCGTGGTTCAGGGCTATCTTGGTATCCTTCTCGGTTCGGAGGGGCAGAGTGAGCAGCATAAAGATTTTCTCCGACGTTCTGGGCAGGAGGTACAGCGGATTGATAAATTGATCCGGCAATTATTGGATTTTTCCAGAACCGCCAAGGGGAGTCCGAAAGTGTTTTCCCTGCACGAGCTGTTGCATTCGGTTGTAGAGATGGTCAAGGTGCAAACGGTGTTCCGAGGTATCATTATTGACGCTGATTTCGCTGCTGAAGAGGATGGGGTCTATGCCGACTGTGAGCAGTTGCGTCAGGTTTTTGTCAACTGCCTGCTAAATAGCGCTGATGCAATTTATATGGCTGAACAGGATGGACTGGATGCGGTCCATAAGGAAGGGGGCAGGGTATCGGTGACAACAGCCTTGCAATGTCTGTTGCCGAAC from Candidatus Electrothrix communis encodes the following:
- a CDS encoding ATP-binding protein; amino-acid sequence: MKLKLTITICGLLLIGMLLINFVLLFLWKHDALRYKAEHDQAVLAHIQSFLIREGAAGEGETTQEFVFSDFYESSESGRFFILLEAEKQVGQDREKKTTAKVNDQIAALLTSAAVEAKSTGKQVSRTAASFSHGLFCNDLLVNARPVKKQGEVIGAISVVRSLNSLSQTLWETEKMVLVYLLINVLVLGTIGFFRMAGLVIRPVERLVALANQYSNHDPFRFVTEDSGSEFGQLSNSLNSMLVRIDEDRQTLQHTVTALEVANETLKRQQREMVHAEKLASVGRMAAGLAHEIGNPLSVVQGYLGILLGSEGQSEQHKDFLRRSGQEVQRIDKLIRQLLDFSRTAKGSPKVFSLHELLHSVVEMVKVQTVFRGIIIDADFAAEEDGVYADCEQLRQVFVNCLLNSADAIYMAEQDGLDAVHKEGGRVSVTTALQCLLPNDQDQGQEKKGNPQLLIRIRDNGIGIIEEHLPVVFDPFYTSKEPGKGTGLGLSVSRSLVETAGGTMALQSGIGQGSSMLIILPITPFNDRDEHGC